Part of the Gramella sp. Hel_I_59 genome, TAGTAAGTATAATGCACAAAAGTTCATTGAACTCATAAAGCCGAAAATGGCATTCTTCATCAAATATGATTTCTGGCCAAATTTTTTAATAGGTTTAAAAAATCGTAATATTCCCACATACCTGGTTTCTGGCGTTTTTCGTGAAAATCAGAGTTTTTTTAAATTCTATGGAAAATGGATAATCAAATCCTTGCAGGCTTTCGATCACTTCTTTGTTCAAAATGAGGAATCTGCAGATTTGTTGAAGAAAATAGGCTTTGAGAATACAACGGTTGCAGGAGACACAAGGTTCGACAGGGTTGCAGCTCAAATCACTCAAGACAACCGTATAGAATTTATTGAAAATTTTAAGGCTAATAAGGTATTGACGGTCTTCGGAAGTAGCTGGCCAGAAGATGAGAAAGTTTTTATTGACTATATAAATAAAAATCCTGAACAGAAGTTCCTGATCGCACCGCATGAGATCAAGGCTGAAAAAATCCAAAACTTAAGCGATAACATAAAACAACCGGTGCTAAAGTTTACAGAAATGGATAAGGCTAATATTGAAGATTTCAATGTTTTTATATTGGATACGATTGGTTATCTGGGAAGAGCCTATAGCTATGCTGATATTGCTTATGTTGGCGGTGCAGCAGGTTCAACCGGCTTACACAACATTCTTGAACCAGCTACCTTCGGAATTCCTATAATCATAGGATCGAACTACGATAAATTTCCGGAAGCAGCACGATTGAGACAGTTAGCAGGACTGTTTTCTGTTAAAAATTCTGAGGAATTTGATGAGATTATGGACAAATTTATAAGCAATCCTAACTTCAGAAAAAAGAGCGGAATGATCGCTGGGCACTTTATTAACAGTAATACCGGGGCTACGAGACTTTTAGAATCCTATTTAAAAGCTGAAAAAGAGTAAGGATTAACAAACATTGCTAAAAAAAAGTAAAAATAATTCGTACAATTGTTTATAGTTGTAATTTCGACCCGTATTAACAACTAAATAAATACAAATGAGACGTTTATCAATCCTTGCGATTGTATTAATGACTAGTTCTGTTTTATTCACATCATGTAGACAAGAAGCAGAAAAGGAAACTATCGTCAAGGAAGTAGAAGTTGAAAAGCAGGTCAAATCACCTGAAGAGGCTGATGAACGAGAAGGAATTCTTGAAAGAACAGCTAAAAAAGTCGATAATGAAGTAAATAAGGAAATCGACGAAGAAATAGAAAAAATTGGAGACGACAATTAGTAATAAATCTCGAATTTTAATACATTGAATTACTAAAAACTACTAATAACTAAATAATCAAATTATGAAAAAACCAATTTTAATGCTTGCTTTAGCACTGTCAACAAGTTTATTCTTTACTTCTTGTAGAGAAACTAACGAGAATGAAACTGATGATATGGAGCAAATGGAGTCTGATGATATGGACGACATGGATGATATGGATGACATGGACGATGCAGGTAATGACGTCGAAAATGCAGCTAATGATGCTGGAGATGCAGTAGAAAATGCAGCTAACGACGCTGGAGATGCAGTAGAAAATGCAGCTCAGGATGTTGAAGACGAAGTTGAAGGAAACGACGACTACTAGTCCTTAATAAAACAATTATTTAAAAGCCCTTTCTAATTTAGATGGGGCTTTTTTAATGTTTAAAAGATTTCAATTCTCTTTTCAACTCGTTCATAGACTGTTGTAACTCCTGAAAAAGTCCATTATTTGTAGGATTGTCCAGGTTAAAGGTAAGTTTGGAATTTACCTGCCAGATCTCCTGAATATCATGGACATTGATCTCTAAAGGTAAATATTCTTCGTTGAGCGATATCAACAAAACTTTTGAAGGATCAGGCATTTTCTGAATCTTCTTTACCAATACGGAGTCATACATTACGATCACGTATACTTTATTGTTACTAGCTTCTTCTATGCTAGCAACAGCTTTTCCCATCACCCATTCTCCCGGACGATAATCTGGCAACATACTATCTCCCTCGATCTGGAAACCACGATAGGTAGCATTTCTAAATTCTGGTAACGGAATATCAAACGCCGGAAGTTGATTATACCATTCTACATCCTGAACGTTGTGAGGATAACCTGCAGCCGCCTTCTGGTTTACAAGAACTATGTTTTCGTTATCGGCATTATCTACGGTGACAACTTTTGGACTTACATCTCCTTTACTAATCTTAAGATACTTCTGCCCACTGTCTCCAAACAACCATAAAGGATTGATCGCAAACTGCCTTAAAAGTTCAGCTACTACTTTACCTGAAAGCTTCGTACGACCTCGTTCAATATCTGCTGTTGAATTTTTTATACCCAATAGCGAAGCAAATTCTGTTTGAGTATAATTATGCTCTTCACGAACTTCTTTAAAATGCTTAATTTCAATTGATCCCGGTGTACCCATAAACTATTAATATTGGAATTATTCCAAATTTATAATAATAAATGGAATCTTTCCTCGGAATTCAGAAAATTATTGAATTAAATTTACGTAAGCGACTGTTTGTCATTTCCGAATATGGCTTGTTTATAAGCGTAAGGATATGATCGTCTGATAGTTTTGAAATGCTTAAAGTTTCTATTCAGATTTGTAACCCAGAAGTCTAAGTGCGTTCAAAACCACCACAAGCGTTGAGCCTTCATGAAAAACCACCGCCACTCCAATATTGGCCCAACCAAAGATTGTCGCCGGAAGTAGCAAAGCCACTACACCCAGACTGATCCATAAATTCTGTTTTACGATGTTATGCGCTTTACGGCTCAAACCTATGGCGAATGGAAGAACTTCAAGTCTATCTGCCATAAGAGCAATATCTGCAGTCTCAAGTGCAACATCACTTCCAGCAGCGCCCATCGCAATTCCCACCGTACTATTTGCCATTGCTGGAGCATCATTTACCCCATCCCCTACCATGGCAACTTTGGCCTTCCCGCTGCTAAGTTTGCGAATCTTTTCAACTTTTTCTTCAGGCAATAAACTACCATAAGCCTTAGTGAGACCAATTTCTTTAGCGACCGCATCTGCTACAAATTGATTGTCACCGGTGAGCATCACCATTTGCTTTATACCCAATTCCCTTAAACGCATTAAGGTAGGCTTCGCTGATTCCCTGGGCTCATCCATTAATCCAAGGATCCCACTAAAATGGCCTCCAGATTTCACCAACATGGTAGTTTTCCCATCCTTTTCCAGGTCTCTGATCCTTTTAACCAGTTTCGAATCAAGTTGTTCTTCACCTTCAAACAGTTCCAGGTTCCCTATAGATATTTGATTCCCATTAATGTGACCACTTATACCCTTCCCCTGAATTGCTTCGGAAGCAGATAACTGAGGTATTTGATATTCTACTGGCAGTTTCGCGCTTCCATCACGAACTATAGCCTTGGCAAGCGGATGATTACTTGTATTTTCCAAAGCAATCACTTCTGAAAGTAATTCAGCTTCCGAAGAATTATTCAGCAAAATAACATCTGTTAGTTTTGGCTTCCCTTCAGTAAGTGTACCGGTTTTATCGAAAGCTAAAGTTTTCAAGGTTCCAAGATCTTCCAGCGGTTTACCACCTTTGAATAAGACTCCGCCTTTCGCTGCACGAGCGATTCCACTCAATACTGCGGAAGGTGTGGAGATCGCGAGTGCA contains:
- a CDS encoding glycosyltransferase N-terminal domain-containing protein translates to MQSLYNSLIYFSQPVISIAGKFSPKLKEFSDGRKGLFPRLEKLLQPGSQYIWIHAASLGEFEMAVPVLKMLKTEYPSEKIIVSFFSPSGYNNKRKHDLVDIFTYLPLDSKYNAQKFIELIKPKMAFFIKYDFWPNFLIGLKNRNIPTYLVSGVFRENQSFFKFYGKWIIKSLQAFDHFFVQNEESADLLKKIGFENTTVAGDTRFDRVAAQITQDNRIEFIENFKANKVLTVFGSSWPEDEKVFIDYINKNPEQKFLIAPHEIKAEKIQNLSDNIKQPVLKFTEMDKANIEDFNVFILDTIGYLGRAYSYADIAYVGGAAGSTGLHNILEPATFGIPIIIGSNYDKFPEAARLRQLAGLFSVKNSEEFDEIMDKFISNPNFRKKSGMIAGHFINSNTGATRLLESYLKAEKE
- a CDS encoding LexA family transcriptional regulator gives rise to the protein MGTPGSIEIKHFKEVREEHNYTQTEFASLLGIKNSTADIERGRTKLSGKVVAELLRQFAINPLWLFGDSGQKYLKISKGDVSPKVVTVDNADNENIVLVNQKAAAGYPHNVQDVEWYNQLPAFDIPLPEFRNATYRGFQIEGDSMLPDYRPGEWVMGKAVASIEEASNNKVYVIVMYDSVLVKKIQKMPDPSKVLLISLNEEYLPLEINVHDIQEIWQVNSKLTFNLDNPTNNGLFQELQQSMNELKRELKSFKH
- a CDS encoding heavy metal translocating P-type ATPase, with protein sequence MSGHNHGCCTPHNDGIFGERTELIFAVLSGFFLISGYLLQEFSGFDFIYALVPFLLSYFFGGFFTAKEAFEEISKGRFEIDFLMLVAAIGAAFLDKWAEGGLLLFLFSFGHALEHLAMDKAQKSIEALTKLAPRVAFKKIDGVFREVDLENLEVGDILRIRPNSTVPADSILVHGRTNINQAPITGESIPVDKEPIQNEGVDYKNITSIPDKHRAFAGTINGDATIEVKVVRKAEDSTLSRLIEMVQQAQDKKSPTQLLTDKFEKFYVPAVLILILILNLAFLVLDEPWSASFYRSMAALVAASPCALAISTPSAVLSGIARAAKGGVLFKGGKPLEDLGTLKTLAFDKTGTLTEGKPKLTDVILLNNSSEAELLSEVIALENTSNHPLAKAIVRDGSAKLPVEYQIPQLSASEAIQGKGISGHINGNQISIGNLELFEGEEQLDSKLVKRIRDLEKDGKTTMLVKSGGHFSGILGLMDEPRESAKPTLMRLRELGIKQMVMLTGDNQFVADAVAKEIGLTKAYGSLLPEEKVEKIRKLSSGKAKVAMVGDGVNDAPAMANSTVGIAMGAAGSDVALETADIALMADRLEVLPFAIGLSRKAHNIVKQNLWISLGVVALLLPATIFGWANIGVAVVFHEGSTLVVVLNALRLLGYKSE